The window TTTTTGCCGGGGTACATTTTATGGCCGAAACAGCTAAGATATTATCGCCAAATAAAAAGGTTTTACTACCGGATTTAAAGGCAGGTTGCTCATTAGCTGATAGTTGCCCGCCACATTTATTTAAAAAGTTTAAAGAGAATTACCCCGACCATTTGGTAATTACCTATGTAAACTGCACGGCCGAACTAAAAGCTTTAAGCGATATTGTTTGCACCAGCAGCAACGCGGTGCAAATAGTAGAAAGCTTACCAAAAGACCAAAAGATAATATTTGGACCGGATAGAAACTTAGGGGCGTGGGTAGCTAAAAAAACAGGCCGGGATTTAGTTTTATGGAATGGCGCTTGTATGGTACACGAAATTTTTAGCCGTGAAAAAATTACCAAATTAAAAGAACGCTATCCAAATGCTAAAATACTGGCACACCCCGAGTGTGAGGAAGTTATATTACAACTGGCCGATTACATAGGATCGACCACAGGGATATTAAAATATGCTACTAACAGCCCCGAAAAGGAGTTTATAGTAGCAACAGAAGCAGGTATTATTCACCAGATGGAAAAGGATAACCCCGATAAGGTGTTTATACCGGCGCCACCAAACAATACTTGTGCATGTAACGATTGCCCGCACATGAAACGTAATACACTGGAAAAACTATACCTGTGTTTAAAAAATGAAATGCCCGAAATACAAGTGCCTATGCACATTATTGAAAAGGCTGTGAAACCGATAGAAAGAATGCTGGAAATATCGGCAAGCTTAGGCTTATGATATGATTTTACCGATTTTAGAATGATTACACTGATTAAAATGGGTGTAATTTCCAATAATCGGTGTAGTCCCAATAATCAGTGTAATCATAATAATTATGTTCGAGAACGAAGAGAAAACCAATATTGAAAATTTAGGTGAGTTTGGTTTAATAGACCATTTAACTAAAAATATAAAACTTGTACAAAAAAGCAGTATAAAAGGTGTGGGCGATGATGCCGCAGTATTAGATTTTGAAGGTAAAAGGATGTTGGTATCTACCGATATGCTGTTAGAAGGTATACACTTCGATCTGGCTTATACACCGCTAAAACACTTGGGTTATAAAGCTATACAGGTAAATCTTAGCGATATATATGCCATGAATGGTACTGCTACGCAAGTAACGGTATCTATTGGCATGAGTAGCAAATTCCCATTAGAGGCTATTGAAGAATTATACGAAGGTATTTACCTGGCTTGCGGCAATTATAATGTGGATATAGTTGGCGGGGATACATCTGCATCAAAGCAAGGTTTGGTAATAAGTGTAACCTCAATCGGTTATGCTGACGAAAAGGATATTGTTTACCGTAATACTGCTGAAGAGGGTGATTTGATATGTGTATCCGGTGATTTGGGTGGTGCTTATACCGGTTTACAATTATTAGAACGTGAAAAACTGGTTTACTTAGAAAACCCTAATATACAACCTGACCTGGAGGGGAAAGATTATATAGTAGAACGACAATTAAAGCCCGAAGCACGAAAGGATATTGTTGATCTGCTAAAAGAATTGAATATTAAGCCAACAGCCATGATAGATGTATCTGACGGTTTGGCATCAGAGATATTACACATTTGCAAGCAAAGTAATAAAGGCTGTAAGTTATACGAGGAAAAGATACCCATCGATCCAATGACCTACGAAACAGCCCGTGAATTTAACCTTGACCCAACAGTTTGCGCCCTAAGCGGCGGCGAAGATTATGAATTGCTATTTACAGTAAAACAAGCTGATTACGATAAGATAAAATTTAAATTGGATTTTACCATCATCGGCTATATTACCGAGCCAAATGAGGGCTGTAGTTTGATAACAAAATCCGGCAACCTGCACGAGTTAAAAGCGCAGGGATGGAACGCGTTTAAGGCGTAGTAGTGCCCATTTGTCATTGCGAGGAGCGATAGCGACAAAGCAATCTCTACACAGGACAAGTGGAATTGCAAAGTCGAGAGATTGCTTCGTACCTCGCAATGACAGCTTCATTAATTTGCTTCTTCCTCCCCAATATATTTCTGGTCTATCTGCTTATTAGCCTTAGCTCCTAACTTTTTTATCTTCTCAGCAGTTACGGTTAAATTGCCGCGGCCATCGGTTAGCTTATTCAATGCCTTATCGTAACTATCCTGGCTTTGTTTAATGTTTTTACCTATAGCTTCTATATCCCCAACAAAGCCAACAAATTTGTCATACATCTCGCCGCTGAGGCGGGCAATTTCCAATACATTACGGTTCTGCCTTTCCTGTTTCCATATACTGGCAATGGTGCGCAGGGTGGCTAATAAAGTGCTCGGACTAACAATAACCACCCGCTTATCCCAGGCATCGCTAAAAAGGTCGGCGTCCAATTGTACGGCAAAGCTGAAGGAGGATTCTATAGGCACAAAAAGCAGCACAAAATCGGGCGAGTTTACCTGGTAAAGGTCGTGATAGTTTTTAGATGATAGACCATGCACATGCCCGCGGATAGATTCGACATGTGCTTTTGAGAATAATTTGCGCTCTTCTTCGGTTTCACAATTAACTAAACGTTCGTAGGCTATTAACGAGACCTTAGAATCGATTATTAAATGTTTATCATCCGGAAGGTCGATTATTACATCCGGCTGCAGCCTACCCCCATCCTGTGCGTTAAGACTTGCCTGTATACGGTACTCCCGGTCGCGTATCAAGCCAGATCGTTCTAAAACCTTTTCCAGTATTACCTCACCCCAGTTACCCTGCTTTTTATTATCGCCCTTTAAAGCCTTGGTCAAATTATTGGCTTCGGTACTGATGAGTTTATTAAGATCCATCAATTGGGTTATTACACCTTTAAGCGTATTGCGCTCGGCGGCTTCCATGTTGTAAACCTTATCTACCTTATCCTCAAAATTCTTAATATTCTCTTTCAGCGGGTTAAGTATAGCATCAATGCTCAGCTTATTTACATCACTAAACTCCTTTGATTTTTCTTTTAATAATTTTTCGGCAACATTCTCAAATTCCCGTTGAAAATGCAGTCGGGTATGTTCTATCTCCTCTTTTTGCTCGGTCAGTTTTTCCTGCTGGGCCGTGAAGAAGGAACGCGAAGATTCTAAAGACCGATTAGCCTCGGACAGTTGGGTACGCACATCCAGAAGTTCATCTATCAAACGCGACTGCTCATCTTTTAAATGGGTAGTGATATTTTCTTTCTCGCGTTGTAATCCTAATGCATTTTGTTCGGCCTTGGCCAAGGCAATTTTTAAAGCCTCGTTTTCCGATCTTAAAAGATTATCATCAAATGCCGGGCTGTTAGTTTTATTAGTGGTTTTAAGCACCACAAAAAAAATCAAAAGCAATACAGCTACACCCGCAATAATTAAAAAAGCCTCATTCATGTTTTGATAAAAATATTAGCAAAACGAATGTAGGTATTTTAGTATTAAAATAAAATAATTAGCAAAAGCTATTATTGCTTAGGGGCTGCTGTAGTATCCTTTACAGGATTGGTAGTACCAACGCCATTGCTGCTGGTATCTTTTCCGCCGGTTTCGGTAGGCGAAACAGGTAGTTTATTGGTATCGGCCGGGCCGGAGTTTCCCACGTGTGTTTGGCCCGAGTCAGGTTTATCGCCACCGGTTTTTTTGGTACCGTTGCAGGCCGCGCAGGTTATGACTATTAAGGTGAACAGGTAAACAAATAGCTTTTTCATAAGT is drawn from Inquilinus sp. KBS0705 and contains these coding sequences:
- the nadA gene encoding quinolinate synthase NadA; amino-acid sequence: MDIFEEIKVKGFADEYIDPSLDLFAEIENLKKAKNAVILAHYYQEGDIQDIADYIGDSLGLSQQAAKTDADIIVFAGVHFMAETAKILSPNKKVLLPDLKAGCSLADSCPPHLFKKFKENYPDHLVITYVNCTAELKALSDIVCTSSNAVQIVESLPKDQKIIFGPDRNLGAWVAKKTGRDLVLWNGACMVHEIFSREKITKLKERYPNAKILAHPECEEVILQLADYIGSTTGILKYATNSPEKEFIVATEAGIIHQMEKDNPDKVFIPAPPNNTCACNDCPHMKRNTLEKLYLCLKNEMPEIQVPMHIIEKAVKPIERMLEISASLGL
- the thiL gene encoding thiamine-phosphate kinase, whose protein sequence is MFENEEKTNIENLGEFGLIDHLTKNIKLVQKSSIKGVGDDAAVLDFEGKRMLVSTDMLLEGIHFDLAYTPLKHLGYKAIQVNLSDIYAMNGTATQVTVSIGMSSKFPLEAIEELYEGIYLACGNYNVDIVGGDTSASKQGLVISVTSIGYADEKDIVYRNTAEEGDLICVSGDLGGAYTGLQLLEREKLVYLENPNIQPDLEGKDYIVERQLKPEARKDIVDLLKELNIKPTAMIDVSDGLASEILHICKQSNKGCKLYEEKIPIDPMTYETAREFNLDPTVCALSGGEDYELLFTVKQADYDKIKFKLDFTIIGYITEPNEGCSLITKSGNLHELKAQGWNAFKA
- the rmuC gene encoding DNA recombination protein RmuC, encoding MNEAFLIIAGVAVLLLIFFVVLKTTNKTNSPAFDDNLLRSENEALKIALAKAEQNALGLQREKENITTHLKDEQSRLIDELLDVRTQLSEANRSLESSRSFFTAQQEKLTEQKEEIEHTRLHFQREFENVAEKLLKEKSKEFSDVNKLSIDAILNPLKENIKNFEDKVDKVYNMEAAERNTLKGVITQLMDLNKLISTEANNLTKALKGDNKKQGNWGEVILEKVLERSGLIRDREYRIQASLNAQDGGRLQPDVIIDLPDDKHLIIDSKVSLIAYERLVNCETEEERKLFSKAHVESIRGHVHGLSSKNYHDLYQVNSPDFVLLFVPIESSFSFAVQLDADLFSDAWDKRVVIVSPSTLLATLRTIASIWKQERQNRNVLEIARLSGEMYDKFVGFVGDIEAIGKNIKQSQDSYDKALNKLTDGRGNLTVTAEKIKKLGAKANKQIDQKYIGEEEAN